ACGAGACCGGAAAATCGGTGGCTTCCGTCAGTTACCGTGGATTTATGCGAGCGGTGGTTTGATTGGCGTGCTAGTCGTCGTAACGGAACTCACAGCAATCCAAAAACTCGGGATGACATGGGCGATGTGTCTATTACTCGTCGCACAGATTCTATGTGCCTTTCTGATTGATTTAAAAGGATGGTTCGGTGTCTTAAAAAAACAAGGAAATCGTGGTCAGTGGGTTGGTGTGGGTCTCATGCTTGCGGGAGTTGCGATTTTCTCACTTGTCTAAAGGGGGGAATGAACATGGAAACCGTCATTCAACAGTATGGACTGGATACGATTTTGACGGAAGAGACGCGCGCTTGGTTGCGTCAAGAAACCTTCCAAAAAGGAGAACTCCTCTGTACGACAGGGGCATCGATTGACCGGATGTACTTCATCGTCGCAGGCAAGGTCAAGATTTCTGCTGCCTCGTCAGAAGGGAAACAACGGATTCTGCGATTCAAGACACCTCTGACGGTGATTGGTGACGCCGA
This region of Exiguobacterium acetylicum DSM 20416 genomic DNA includes:
- a CDS encoding DMT family transporter codes for the protein MQGVVFALMSGLFIALQGIFNARLATGVGPWLSVLIVHFVGLMGCLVIYSFVRDRKIGGFRQLPWIYASGGLIGVLVVVTELTAIQKLGMTWAMCLLLVAQILCAFLIDLKGWFGVLKKQGNRGQWVGVGLMLAGVAIFSLV